A stretch of the Zeugodacus cucurbitae isolate PBARC_wt_2022May chromosome 6, idZeuCucr1.2, whole genome shotgun sequence genome encodes the following:
- the LOC128922658 gene encoding myosin-9-like isoform X4: MQSNKFSSLIFKAPANKGKVEANGGSTFGTATTVGSKAYDDGNMPLERLAGNEQPTNDKYTLEKVTYPYGDNPITKDLKRNDDADALHVKKVATQKEDVTTSSKRITVHSEISFPHYMLSEKMFMKEELISESSLAEESHEFLLSEEKTNKLVEEEEKYTQGVISESNQIEENIEDKNVQPYRSKSCRSWRITITPIVATIIGGDIRGKKIPDNNTTYRRKNNMLDSRMKKKYHYVKKLIYKKMITLLKKRSNALEIDKKTLLQSTRKRREQLELSKYSQQILFEKVSVVKTIWELLIPWQLMLDQIWRLHKTELLNITLKATLELGARCPGRYKGVILAASQHFNSQKKT, from the exons atgcaatcaaataaattttcgagcCTAATTTTCAAGGCTCCAGCTAACAAAGGTAAGGTGGAAGCTAATGGTGGAAGTACTTTTGGCACCGCTACTACAGTTGGGTCCAAGGCATATGACGATGGAAATATGCCACTGGAGAGACTTGCCGGTAATGAACAACCAACTAATGACAAATACACATTGGAGAAAGTCACCTACCCTTATGGTGATAACCCAATTACAAAGGACCTGAAAAGAAACGACGACGCAGATGCATTACATGTCAAAAAAGTAGCAACACAGAAGGAAGATGTTACTACTTCTTCAAAACGTATCACTGTTCACAGCGAAATTTCGTTTCCGCATTATATGCTGTCAGAAAAAATGTTCATGAAAGAAGAACTTATTTCAGAAAGTTCTTTAGCAGAAGAATCTCATGAATTTCTTTTATCTgaggaaaaaacaaataaattggttgaagaagaagaaaaatatacacaagGAGTTATTTCTGAAAGTAACCAAatcgaagaaaatattgaagataaAAATGTCCAGCCATACAGAAGCAAATCGTGCAGGAGCTggagaataacaataacaccgattgTGGCAACGATTATTGGTGGAGATATTCGTGGTAAAAAGATACCAGACAACAATACAACATATAGGAGGAAAAATAACATGCTTGATTCacgaatgaaaaagaaataccactatgtgaaaaaattaatatataaaaagatgATAACATTACTCAAGAAAAGATCCAATGCGTTGGAAATTGATAAGAAGACATTACTACAATCTACAAGGAAACGTCGAGAACAACTTGAACTTTCAAAATACAGTCAACAGATATTGTTTGAAAAAGTGAGTGTAGTAAAAACCATTTGGGAGTTACTAATACCATGGCAACTTATGTTGGATCAGATATGGAGACTACATAAAACGGAATTATTAAACATTACATTAAAGGCCACTTTGGAGTTAGGAGCACGATGCCCTGGCCGATACAAAGGAGTTATTCTTGCAGCTTCACAACATTTTAACTCGCAAAAG aaaacgtaa
- the LOC128922658 gene encoding uncharacterized protein LOC128922658 isoform X1 yields the protein MQSNKFSSLIFKAPANKGKVEANGGSTFGTATTVGSKAYDDGNMPLERLAGNEQPTNDKYTLEKVTYPYGDNPITKDLKRNDDADALHVKKVATQKEDVTTSSKRITVHSEISFPHYMLSEKMFMKEELISESSLAEESHEFLLSEEKTNKLVEEEEKYTQGVISESNQIEENIEDKNVQPYRSKSCRSWRITITPIVATIIGGDIRGKKIPDNNTTYRRKNNMLDSRMKKKYHYVKKLIYKKMITLLKKRSNALEIDKKTLLQSTRKRREQLELSKYSQQILFEKVSVVKTIWELLIPWQLMLDQIWRLHKTELLNITLKATLELGARCPGRYKGVILAASQHFNSQKLVLKDVRDTFGSNMLYTNLKLKMAGEDKS from the exons atgcaatcaaataaattttcgagcCTAATTTTCAAGGCTCCAGCTAACAAAGGTAAGGTGGAAGCTAATGGTGGAAGTACTTTTGGCACCGCTACTACAGTTGGGTCCAAGGCATATGACGATGGAAATATGCCACTGGAGAGACTTGCCGGTAATGAACAACCAACTAATGACAAATACACATTGGAGAAAGTCACCTACCCTTATGGTGATAACCCAATTACAAAGGACCTGAAAAGAAACGACGACGCAGATGCATTACATGTCAAAAAAGTAGCAACACAGAAGGAAGATGTTACTACTTCTTCAAAACGTATCACTGTTCACAGCGAAATTTCGTTTCCGCATTATATGCTGTCAGAAAAAATGTTCATGAAAGAAGAACTTATTTCAGAAAGTTCTTTAGCAGAAGAATCTCATGAATTTCTTTTATCTgaggaaaaaacaaataaattggttgaagaagaagaaaaatatacacaagGAGTTATTTCTGAAAGTAACCAAatcgaagaaaatattgaagataaAAATGTCCAGCCATACAGAAGCAAATCGTGCAGGAGCTggagaataacaataacaccgattgTGGCAACGATTATTGGTGGAGATATTCGTGGTAAAAAGATACCAGACAACAATACAACATATAGGAGGAAAAATAACATGCTTGATTCacgaatgaaaaagaaataccactatgtgaaaaaattaatatataaaaagatgATAACATTACTCAAGAAAAGATCCAATGCGTTGGAAATTGATAAGAAGACATTACTACAATCTACAAGGAAACGTCGAGAACAACTTGAACTTTCAAAATACAGTCAACAGATATTGTTTGAAAAAGTGAGTGTAGTAAAAACCATTTGGGAGTTACTAATACCATGGCAACTTATGTTGGATCAGATATGGAGACTACATAAAACGGAATTATTAAACATTACATTAAAGGCCACTTTGGAGTTAGGAGCACGATGCCCTGGCCGATACAAAGGAGTTATTCTTGCAGCTTCACAACATTTTAACTCGCAAAAG ttagttttaaaagatgttagagatacttttggctcaaatatgttgtacacaaatttgaaattgaaaatggcaggcgaagataaatcatag
- the LOC128922658 gene encoding myosin-9-like isoform X3, with protein sequence MQSNKFSSLIFKAPANKGKVEANGGSTFGTATTVGSKAYDDGNMPLERLAGNEQPTNDKYTLEKVTYPYGDNPITKDLKRNDDADALHVKKVATQKEDVTTSSKRITVHSEISFPHYMLSEKMFMKEELISESSLAEESHEFLLSEEKTNKLVEEEEKYTQGVISESNQIEENIEDKNVQPYRSKSCRSWRITITPIVATIIGGDIRGKKIPDNNTTYRRKNNMLDSRMKKKYHYVKKLIYKKMITLLKKRSNALEIDKKTLLQSTRKRREQLELSKYSQQILFEKVSVVKTIWELLIPWQLMLDQIWRLHKTELLNITLKATLELGARCPGRYKGVILAASQHFNSQKVLPRQLH encoded by the exons atgcaatcaaataaattttcgagcCTAATTTTCAAGGCTCCAGCTAACAAAGGTAAGGTGGAAGCTAATGGTGGAAGTACTTTTGGCACCGCTACTACAGTTGGGTCCAAGGCATATGACGATGGAAATATGCCACTGGAGAGACTTGCCGGTAATGAACAACCAACTAATGACAAATACACATTGGAGAAAGTCACCTACCCTTATGGTGATAACCCAATTACAAAGGACCTGAAAAGAAACGACGACGCAGATGCATTACATGTCAAAAAAGTAGCAACACAGAAGGAAGATGTTACTACTTCTTCAAAACGTATCACTGTTCACAGCGAAATTTCGTTTCCGCATTATATGCTGTCAGAAAAAATGTTCATGAAAGAAGAACTTATTTCAGAAAGTTCTTTAGCAGAAGAATCTCATGAATTTCTTTTATCTgaggaaaaaacaaataaattggttgaagaagaagaaaaatatacacaagGAGTTATTTCTGAAAGTAACCAAatcgaagaaaatattgaagataaAAATGTCCAGCCATACAGAAGCAAATCGTGCAGGAGCTggagaataacaataacaccgattgTGGCAACGATTATTGGTGGAGATATTCGTGGTAAAAAGATACCAGACAACAATACAACATATAGGAGGAAAAATAACATGCTTGATTCacgaatgaaaaagaaataccactatgtgaaaaaattaatatataaaaagatgATAACATTACTCAAGAAAAGATCCAATGCGTTGGAAATTGATAAGAAGACATTACTACAATCTACAAGGAAACGTCGAGAACAACTTGAACTTTCAAAATACAGTCAACAGATATTGTTTGAAAAAGTGAGTGTAGTAAAAACCATTTGGGAGTTACTAATACCATGGCAACTTATGTTGGATCAGATATGGAGACTACATAAAACGGAATTATTAAACATTACATTAAAGGCCACTTTGGAGTTAGGAGCACGATGCCCTGGCCGATACAAAGGAGTTATTCTTGCAGCTTCACAACATTTTAACTCGCAAAAG gtgttgccaagacagctgcattag
- the LOC128922658 gene encoding uncharacterized protein LOC128922658 isoform X2, with protein MQSNKFSSLIFKAPANKGKVEANGGSTFGTATTVGSKAYDDGNMPLERLAGNEQPTNDKYTLEKVTYPYGDNPITKDLKRNDDADALHVKKVATQKEDVTTSSKRITVHSEISFPHYMLSEKMFMKEELISESSLAEESHEFLLSEEKTNKLVEEEEKYTQGVISESNQIEENIEDKNVQPYRSKSCRSWRITITPIVATIIGGDIRGKKIPDNNTTYRRKNNMLDSRMKKKYHYVKKLIYKKMITLLKKRSNALEIDKKTLLQSTRKRREQLELSKYSQQILFEKIWRLHKTELLNITLKATLELGARCPGRYKGVILAASQHFNSQKVIEAPVNQPMMEVNEVPNPQVIVQQETLTTSINHIKELHNIVLS; from the exons atgcaatcaaataaattttcgagcCTAATTTTCAAGGCTCCAGCTAACAAAGGTAAGGTGGAAGCTAATGGTGGAAGTACTTTTGGCACCGCTACTACAGTTGGGTCCAAGGCATATGACGATGGAAATATGCCACTGGAGAGACTTGCCGGTAATGAACAACCAACTAATGACAAATACACATTGGAGAAAGTCACCTACCCTTATGGTGATAACCCAATTACAAAGGACCTGAAAAGAAACGACGACGCAGATGCATTACATGTCAAAAAAGTAGCAACACAGAAGGAAGATGTTACTACTTCTTCAAAACGTATCACTGTTCACAGCGAAATTTCGTTTCCGCATTATATGCTGTCAGAAAAAATGTTCATGAAAGAAGAACTTATTTCAGAAAGTTCTTTAGCAGAAGAATCTCATGAATTTCTTTTATCTgaggaaaaaacaaataaattggttgaagaagaagaaaaatatacacaagGAGTTATTTCTGAAAGTAACCAAatcgaagaaaatattgaagataaAAATGTCCAGCCATACAGAAGCAAATCGTGCAGGAGCTggagaataacaataacaccgattgTGGCAACGATTATTGGTGGAGATATTCGTGGTAAAAAGATACCAGACAACAATACAACATATAGGAGGAAAAATAACATGCTTGATTCacgaatgaaaaagaaataccactatgtgaaaaaattaatatataaaaagatgATAACATTACTCAAGAAAAGATCCAATGCGTTGGAAATTGATAAGAAGACATTACTACAATCTACAAGGAAACGTCGAGAACAACTTGAACTTTCAAAATACAGTCAACAGATATTGTTTGAAAAA ATATGGAGACTACATAAAACGGAATTATTAAACATTACATTAAAGGCCACTTTGGAGTTAGGAGCACGATGCCCTGGCCGATACAAAGGAGTTATTCTTGCAGCTTCACAACATTTTAACTCGCAAAAGGTAATTGAGGCACCTGTAAATCAACCGATGATGGAAGTAAACGAAGTACCCAACCCTCAAGTAATTGTTCAACAAGAGACTTTAACTACAAGTATAAACCACATCAAGGAGTTACACAACATtgtgctttcctga